In a single window of the Rhopalosiphum padi isolate XX-2018 chromosome 1, ASM2088224v1, whole genome shotgun sequence genome:
- the LOC132917810 gene encoding serine/threonine-protein kinase WNK1 isoform X3: MPSKQSYLFTQNYYDTGSCSVEIIEESCSPQITLPIPTEILNTKSAILNRSDDDEEKATGISPDGRFLKFDEELGHGSFKTVFRGLDTQTGVAVAWCELQENKLTKTERARFREEAEMLKGLQHPNIVRFYDYWEVSLTKRKYIVLVTELMTSGTLKTYLRRFKKINPKVLKSWCRQIVKGLSFLHSRTPPIIHRDLKCDNIFITGTTGCVKIGDLGLATLKNRSFAKSVIGTPEFMAPEMYEEHYDESVDVYAFGMCMLEMATSEYPYTECTGPAQIYKKVISGVKPLSFDKIENPEIKDIIESCIKLKKEERPSIKELLAHDFFTEDPGIKLEMVSRTDSRIEFRLRILDPKKRCSNKHRENEAIQFDFDINNDNADDVASEMAKSGLILEEDSKTIAKMLTNQVYNLNKEQNDKRDVPIDEELYKDDMNSDVSGLQFRQPETVVMYQPAKYINQDEEIKYDNTSIPPKNLLKPSSEINVTELINQDQLFTQTSPSKSLPLRSVDTLSQQDNYRKISNISNASTDSAYTSDTNMTYKQLSDMNQVPNMVEVVPENYVSNGNDNIYHQDSTVYQNVEPAINQDASTFIQNAHWNYQVNTVQNQLPPTADEELQRKISTVSTVSNLSSLSSDSVQGLVLQDIQLHAIIHEENALQNNQNVYVRNQEGINVNQSDNLNYCNAQSPSNEAYLSNIQSYQENQVCSNYNNQIILPEETIQVEEKLLEPTVESSTNVAEPDVKQNLRVDNLEESSVIKEAATRKKSRTSGPSLNLLAVYDNRQAECQLENNKHKTVTFRFNIDDVVPYDVANKLVTEDLLEVSHVDLVAEMMKDLVNKLKLDMEPLSNCVDPSLLKQETEGIPITGDSENAINTNQINVTVTEPIKEVEEKSEPEKKKPARKISRFLVSPVITEQTLEDYNFDKNIPKQNELLSPESLQKNILNEMITLASTNNQNVTVCSSTTNEDTSNPDMNTGLTTDSKLHSQVSSDTACQKGGSLTISELQQKLIQLTAQPSELSSTPPIGSHPSTPHGHTGYETYMNNLQKRLASISMPAGNILGPLSPQSTLHAISSATSKLKIPIAIEVVKPMQPVAIGVDEVHIGDEVGPIVVHAVQAQSILTGNETLQRVIVPEENKDQQTMVVQPLPGHVIMVHSRFIQNQDPSVQEFENNSNSHKEDSKERKISRAQSVDLHSLEKKLSSIHSNTYKKYSSNAVNFHTLPSSTDQHVTQSVDTDVPCDNYQSVSHSNEETKEQKDLNIDFKPSNSIEISQATQLNVSSFDFQNLLQRQYFELENLRKRHIEELKSCMQMLRSESLQPTILYEALSPLSSSSKKIPNETSGNSRSASPTSDNGVMKFTPTGLYFLPESVKLLSPSLAESQHHGSNH; encoded by the exons ATGCCGTCCAAACAATCATATCTATTTACCCAGAATTATTATGACACAGGTTCTTGTTCTGTAGAGATAATCGAAGAGTCATGTTCTCCTCAAATTACATTACCAATACCAAcagaaatattgaatacaaaatcaGCTATACTCAATCGTTCAGATGACGATGAAGAAAAAGCTACTGGAATTTCTCCAGATGgaag gtttcTCAAATTTGATGAGGAGCTTGGACATGGTTCTTTTAAAACAGTCTTCCGAGGTTTAGATACTCAAACTGGAGTTGCAGTTGCTTGGTGTGAGCTccag gaaaATAAGTTAACCAAGACTGAACGCGCTCGGTTTCGAGAAGAAGCTGAAATGCTTAAAGGTTTACAGCATCCTAATATAGTTCGGTTTTATGACTATTGGGAAGTTTCTTTGACAAAACGAAAATATATTGTTCTTGTTACTGAATTAATGACATCAGgaacattaaaaacatatttacgtCGTTTCAAAAAGATTAATCCTAAAGTACTAAAATCTTGGTGTCGACAAATCGTAAAAGGATTAAGTTTTTTGCATTCTCGAACACCTCCAATTATACACAGAGATCtaaaatgtgataatatttttattactggtACAACTGGATGCGTAAAAATTGGAGATTTAGGACTAGCCACTCTAAAAAATCGATCATTTGCTAAATCTGTGATTG GTACTCCTGAGTTTATGGCTCCAGAAATGTATGAAGAACATTATGATGAGAGTGTTGATGTATACGCCTTTGGAATGTGCATGCTGGAAATGGCTACGTCTGAGTATCCTTATACTGAATGCACTGGACCtgctcaaatttataaaaaagttataagt gGTGTTAAACCTTTAAGTTTTGATAAGATTGAAAATCCAgaaataaaagatataatagAGTCatgtataaaattgaaaaaagaagAAAG accatCAATTAAAGAATTATTGGCTCATGATTTTTTTACGGAAGACCCAGGTATTAAATTAGAAATGGTTAGTCGAACAGACAGTCGAATTGAATTTCGTTTACGTATTCTTGATCCAAAAAAGCGTTGCAGCAATAAACACAGAGAAAATGAAGCAATTCAATTTGATTTTGATATCAATAATGATAATGCAGATGATGTAGCATCTGAAATG GCAAAATCTGGATTAATTTTGGAGGAAGATAGTAAAACCATTGCTAAAATGTTAACTAATCAAgtttataatctaaataaagaACAAAATGACAAAAGAGATGTGCCAATTGACGAAGAACTATATAAGG atgatATGAATTCAGATGTTAGTGGATTGCAGTTTCGACAACCAGAAACTGTTGTTATGTATCAACCtgctaaatatattaatcag gacGAAGAAATTAAGTACGATAATACATCAATTCCACCTAAAAATCTACTTAAACCTTCAAGTGAAATTAACGTAACAGAACTTATTAATCAAGACCAATTATTTACACAGACCTCCCCATCTAAAAGTCTCCCTCTTCGATCAGTAGATACATTAAGTCAGCAAGATAACtatagaaaaatatcaaatatatctaATGCATCTACAGATTCAGCTTATACATCAGATACCAATATGACTTACAAACAGCTCTCTGATATGAATCAAGTGCCAAATATGGTAGAAGTTGTACCAGAAAACTATGTATCAAATGGAAATGACAATATTTATCATCAAGATTCTACTGTGTATCAAAATGTCGAACCTGCAATAAATCAAGATGCTTctacatttattcaaaatgcACATTggaattatcaagttaatactGTTCAGAATCAATTGCCTCCAACAGCTGATGAAGAGTTACAAAGAAAAATATCTACAGTATCTACTGTTTCAAATTTATCTTCATTATCGTCAGATTCAGTTCAAGGACTTGTCTTACAAGATATCCAGCTTCATGCTATTATACACGAAGAAAATGCATTACAAAATAATCAGAATGTATATGTAAGAAATCAAGAAGGAATAAATGTGAACCAatctgataatttaaattattgtaatgcaCAATCTCCATCCAATGAAgcatatttatcaaatatacaaTCCTATCAAGAAAATCAAGtatgttcaaattataataatcaaattatccTTCCTGAAGAGACCATACAGGTAGAAGAAAAATTGTTGGAACCTACTGTTGAATCATCGACTAATGTTGCTGAACCTGATGTTAAACAAAACTTgag gGTTGATAATTTAGAAGAATCATCTGTGATAAAAGAGGCTGCAACTAGAAAAAAAAGTAGAACTTCTGGTCCTTCATTAAATCTTTTGGCTGTGTATGATAATCGTCAAGCAGAATgtcaattagaaaataataaacataaaactgTGACATTCAGGTTTAACATTGATGATGTTGTACCTTATGATGTAGCAAACAAATTG gtCACTGAAGATTTGTTAGAAGTATCCCATGTGGATTTAGTGGCTGAAATGATGAAAGACTTGGTGAATAAACTGAAATTGGATATGGAACCTTTATCAAATTGTGTTGATCCGTCTCTATTAAAACAAGAG ACTGAAGGAATTCCAATTACTGGAGACTcagaaaatgcaataaatacaaatcaaatCAATGTTACTGTTACTGAACCCATAAAAGAAGTTGAAGAAAAATCAGAGccagagaaaaaaaaacca GCACGAAAAATATCAAGGTTTTTAGTAAGCCCAGTCATTACAGAACAAACATTAGAAGAT tataattttgataagaacaTACCAAAACAAAATGAATTACTCAGTCCAGAATcacttcaaaaaaatattttaaatgaaatgatAACACTGGCAAGTACTAATAATCAAAATGTAACGGTTTGTTCTTCAACTACAAATGAAGATACATCAAATCCTGATATGAATACCGGTCTTACGACTGATTCTAAACTACATTCCCAAGTTTCATCTGATac AGCATGTCAAAAAGGAGGTTCTCTTACAATATCCGAACTCCAGCAAAAATTAATCCAACTGACAGCTCAGCCATCAGAGTTATCTAGTACTCCACCTATTGGTTCTCATCCAAGTACACCACATGGGCATACTGGTTATGAGACATACATGAATAACCTTCAAAAACGTTTAGCTTCCATTTCAATGCCTGCTGGCAACATACTT gGACCGCTCTCACCTCAAAGTACATTACATGCAATAAGTTCTGCaacatctaaattaaaaatacctattgcCATTGAAGTTGTTAAGCCTATGCAACCAGTAGCCATTGGAGTTGACGAGGTACATATTGGTGATGAAGTTGGGCCAATTGTTGTGCATGCAGTTCAAGCTCAGTCAATTTTGACGGGTAATGAAACACTCCAACGTGTAATAGTACCAGAGGAAAATAAAGATCAACAAACTATGGTTGTACAACCATTACCGGGTCATGTCATTATGGTTCATTCAAGATTTATACAAAACCAAGATCCGTCTGTTCAA gaatttgaaaataattcaaatagtcATAAAGAAGATTCTAAAGAAAGAAAAATTAGTCGTGCTCAGTCAGTTGATTTGCATAGTTTAGAAAAG aaattGTCTAGTATCCATAGcaatacatacaaaaaatattcctCAAATGCAGTCAATTTCCATACATTACCCTCATCAACCGATCAACATGTGACACAATCTGTAGATACAGATGTCCCTTGTGATAATTACCAATCAGTTTCACACTCT aacgaAGAAACTAAAGAGCAGAAAGATTTAAACATAGATTTTAAACCTTCTAATTCAATTGAAATATCACAAGCTACTCAATTAAATGTATcttcttttgattttcaaaatttattacaaag gcaatattttgaattagagAATTTACGTAAACGGCATATAGAAGAACTAAAAAGTTGTATGCAAATGTTAAGATCAGAAAGTTTGCAACCAACTATACTATATGAAGCTTTATCACCACTTTCTAGTTCTA gtaaaaaaatacctaatgaAACTAGTGGAAATTCCAGATCAGCCTCACCAACATCAGATAATGGAGTGATGAAGTTTACACCAACTGGTTTATACTTTTTACCAGAGTCTGTTAAGCTTTTATCACCTTCCTTAGCCGAATCCCAACACCACGGCTCTAATCATTag